The Prionailurus viverrinus isolate Anna chromosome X, UM_Priviv_1.0, whole genome shotgun sequence genome segment ttcatcttAGGTAATTTGATTGTCTTAATGATGTGGTACTTCTCGGATGATCTCGGAAAACAGGACTATATTAGGGAACAATTGtttaagaagatatttttattgaattctgtTTAGTCCTTAACATGGACTACTTATTGTACAATTACAAGTATCAGGCATCGTGCGTGCCTTTACCTGCGTTAtcttcatgtatgtgtgtgtacatatacatgtgtgtgttcatatatatatgactatatgaGTGCAAGTACAGTATTGTGTCTGAACTTTGAAGACACATCAGATCTCGTATAGATAGAAACCCAAGTGACTTTGAGTGTCCAGCTTTAAAGGAACCTGATTAATGAACTTCCTAACTTTAAAGCCATTGGCTAGGGATGCTTAATTATCTGGCTGAGATTCTCAGGAAAAGAATTCTAGGGTCCTTAGTAGTAGGAATTcctccttaaatttttatttatggctAGCACTTGATGGAGAGACCAATGCAGGAGAATAGAATGTTAGGACTAGAAGGGACCTTATGGATAATCCAACGTCCAGCTCCTCACTTCCAGAGGAGGGACGGATAGTGGCACAGTACAGGCTCGCAGCTAATTCTCCTGAATGCAAGGCCAGTCGTCTGGGAGTCTGGAGAAACTCAACATACTTAAAACTAAGTACCACCTACttggaaaaaattcaaaagcacCTCTAAAATTAATACACATCAAATATGAAATAAGAGTCAGTTTTTAGTTTAGTTACATACAATCTTGCAAGTGTCCGTATACTAATTAAAATGCCGCTACAAATAGTGATTCCGGGTGAACATTTGGAGAGACGGCCGAAGACTAGAAAGGTAGTTCCATAAACATATCTTTCTCGATAGCGTAATTCTTTCAGACTTTCTAGGCTAAGACGACTTCCTTTAGATTCCTGGAGTGTAAGACCGTCGTTATTCTTCACgaatctttaaaaacatgaaatttggTTAAACAAAATCGTTGAAATAGTTAAGATTTCTTATGTGAGACATGTGCCGCTTAGAAAATTTTTCTCACTAGCGTAATTCTTGTCACGTGCTCGCGTTATCGCATCGACTGAACAACcaagtcaaatatttttttttaatgtttttttcaacgtttatttatttttgggacagagagagacagagcatgaacgggggaggggcagagagagagggagacacagaatcggaaacaggctccaggctccgagccgtcagcccagagcccgacgcggggctcgaactcacggaccgcgagatggtgacctggctgaagtcggacgcttaaccgactgcgccacccaggcgcccccaagtcaaatatttttaaaagtggaaatgaAATAGTTGCTCAAGAATGTATACCATGGATCGGGTtgccaaattaaaatgaaagttttctAGTGTCTTATGTTGAAAATGTCCAAATATGTGAACTCTTTGGCAACTAATTTAAATTCCGTGTCATACATTTTTCTTAGGTTTTGATCTGGCGTTCATTGCTTATCCAGAAGCTCTAGCCCAACTCCCAGGTGGGCCATTTTGgtccatattatttttcttcatgctttTGACTTTGGGTCTCGACTCTCAGTTTGCATCCATTGGTAAGTAATCCTTCCAGGGTTAACATATCCCTCTTATATTTTACTCATGTTTCCCCTGCTTGAAAATATCCTTTTCCTATCCTTGTTGTCCTCATCAGCTTTTACTCTTAGGGCCTGCAAATTctttttaacttgattttaaatacagaaaaatacaaagcacTCACGCCGTAGGCACCCGAAAGGAACAGGCGTTTAATACTTTATATTTGCTTCAGGAATGAAATTGAAGCTCCCTGTGTTTCTGTCCCGAATACGATTCACATTTCTTCCTTCCTAGCAGCAACTGTCACCACGGATTACGTGTGGCACTCAGTCCATGTTTGTAGACGCTACATGTGTATCCATAAATACCacctaaataaaattttgtcaCATAAACGTGAAGTCTCATAGCATACATGTCACCCTGacggttgtttttttttttttttttttttacctgtattGTGAACCTTTGTTGACATGTGCTCATGCGGATCTAGTTAATTCACAATCTGTCCCCATAATGATGGCCATTTGGACTATTTCCACTTTTAAAACTCACGCACGCTACTGCAGTTATTACTCTGCGTACACATGGGGATTTTCCCTAGGGTACACAGCTAGAGATTCTGGAACATTCTTCGTCGTATCActcttacataaaatattttaatagctaaCTCTGTACAGTATAAAGTCTGGCTTTCTCTAGTTGACTTTCAAAGCCCTTGAACATTTTAAACCTGCATCTTAATCCTTTTGGGCATACAACCTTCTATTTTTAGCCAGGATTGTTTCACGAACCCATTTGTTTCTTAAACCTGGAAggcctttctgtctccatggtatttattcaaatattcacCTTATTTAAAAGTTCTAGAATTCTTCCTTCCCCATAACCCTCTTGCAAACTACTTCAGCCCCAGAGATCTGTTACCTCGTAGTTACCACCAACGAAAAGCCTTAAAAAACAGACTAGAACCAACAAATGAAGAGGGCCGCGTTCGGTTTTTTATCAGAACCAACAAGTGGTGACTGCAAAGAGAAAGGACcctatggatttttaaaagccGGGAGTAGGACCCAGAGtatattcttttcatatatttgtaaatgtGATTAATAGAAGTGGAATTCTTGGATTAAAATTATCGGCAAGTGAGTTGACATTAACCcgccatttttctccccttctgaaGAAACGATTACAACAACGATCCAAGATTTATTTCCCAAagtgatgaagaaaatgagggtTCCTATAACTTTGGGTTGCTGCTTGGTGCTGTTTCTCCTTGGTCTCGTCTGTGTGACTCAGGTATACTATAGTATTTTTACACAGACAAATCATTCGTTGGAATGTACTTCATAATCTACATGAGGAAACAAAGGTTTAAGAGGATGTTCCGTGACAAGTCTAAGTCTGCCTTGGATCAAGGCTTTCTGAGTTTTAgcccagtttttttttcccattacagCACAATTTCAATGGGCAGTCTATTTTGAAGAGGGGAGGAGACCCAATAATGGACAACTTCCCCAATTACAATGAAGTCACATATCCCTTTCGAGATATTTAAAGCCACATTTGGtctttacatttgaaaatgttcttgTTTCACATCTTAGCACAGGTGAAACCAAGGAGCatttgtgaaaatcaaatgaacaGATTCACTTTAAAGACTTCGtcagtcataaaaataattaaaatatacttagaGGTGATTTGGTATTCTTTTTGTAGGCTGGAATTTACTGGGTTCATCTGATTGACCACTTCTGTGCTGGATGGGGCATTTTGATTGCGGCTATACTGGAAATAATAGGAATCATCTGGATTTACGGTAAACAGCAACTACAGAATTACCTACACATTTCATTACAGTAATTTAGTTTGGTTCCTTTTCATTATGTTTACCGTAATAGTAGAGTATAATATAACTGGGAAAGTTGATAATGAAGCTACTGTAGTTGAAAGCGTATACTCCATTGCTGCAGTATAGGAAAATGTTTAGATAGAAAGATAATTTGGGGCCACAAtgattaaaggaagaaaatgtgagcAAGGGCTGaacgcacttttttttttttttttttaaggtgggaaCAGATTCATTGAAGATATAGAAATGATGATTGGAGCAAAAAGGTGGATATTCTGGCTTTGGTGGAGAGCTTGCTGGTTTGTCATTACACCTCTTCTTCTGATTGTAAGTATTAATATGCCATGAATTTGGTAtcaataatatacatattattatctatataaatgttttatatatatatatatatatatatatatatatataacatttccaATAGAAACTTGAAGAATAATTCATATCGGAGACAATAAAGCAAACTAATGTCATAAATTAATGGCTTCCAACTTTTGCTTTATGACTGGCACCTGCAAGTGGCCTAAATTAAAACGCCTTTGCAATATTGCTTTTGAGGCTATAGGTTTAAACATTTACCATTTGAGAAAAAGAACAGGCTCCTATAGACTTACAGATCTTACATATTTAAACATTCTCAATAGAATAAGTAGAAATGGTTCATTTGCTCGTTCCCTAAAAATACGCCGAGTCATCTACAATGTTCCTAACCTCTCTGCTAAGACGCAGGCTCTTGTCTTCAAGGAATGCGATCTAAATATACAAATTGCTAAGAAGCAACACTCAGATTTTAATGCATAATTTTTCTCTGTATGGGAAGGTATTTACGATCTGAAATGGCTAAAAGAAACTCACCGCTGTCAACAGAGGCAATGGTTCATGTTAAATTCAACAATGGGTACTATTTAAGAACcgagagaaagcaaaagagatcTTACTGGACAGACACGGCATATAAACAGGAAACCTTTAAAGAACAGTTCGGCGCAGTAAATGACTGATTGACAAAAACATTTCACAGGATGGAGGATTACTGTCTTGGTAGAGATGGGGAGGTGGCAAAAATTCATAAGGGGACATCTGTTGGTTCTCACTGTCTTCATGCATTAAATAATTTGATCCAGAATTTGCTTCACATCTGAAATATTATGTTTGTTTTAGAGGgtgttaagatttatttatttacttacttacttatttatttacatttcataaGGTCAGTTTCAAGTAGCGAGCAGTTTGGGACTGGATGTACTCGATCAAAATATTTCAGACGCCCCATATTCTAGCTAAACGATTTTGACTGTGCTACTAAATATTGTTTTCCTCCTTTGACAAGTCTCCATAATCAAATAAGCCCTTTATCAATTTAGAAGACCTCACTATACTTTTTAGCCAGCCAGTTTTCATCGATTACACAGCTTTGACAATGGGATTTAATTTCAAATGCAAAAGTATTAAATATGAAGGGTTATACATTACCATCTATTTTGTATAAAGTCATGTGAGGTCATGGATACTCTCCCGGATCCCTCATCCATTCTCTTGTAGTTATGTAAAAAATTATGGCAATtgggaaatacatttaaattacttaaatgaatGGAATTaacctatttaattttaatagtaagCTTGAATAGCTATTTGATAAAGATTCTTACATTCCATTTCTCCACTGGTTTTAGCAAAACAAAGACAGCTAGATCTAGAGAAACTAGGAGGTGACTCtggcttttgtttatttagtttcgTTTGCTTTACAGATTTCTAAAGAGTTAGATTTAATGTGGCAACATGTCCagattttgttaaagatttttttttttaacttgacctCAACTTCAGTCTTTTCACTGTTAAGATTCCGATTTCGCTGTTTTGCCCATACGTACATTGAGCTTGTTTTTCTCTGCCAGAGAGGCTGGAGGTGACGTGTGCTTTGGTAAATATGTACCAAATGTGTGTGAACGCGTGTGTGTTTCAGGTGTGGCGTAAGGACTGCCCTGTGCAGTGGGAGATACTAGAAACAATTGCTAAGCAAGGGAGCACAGCCTGTTCGCTAAAGGGTACTTTACATTCTCCTATACGCTGGCTAGCTTATGGCACAGAATAAAACCATACTAttataaattaaagttaaaaGGTCAAGGACAGAAATTTTCAGGTATCATTTAACTTTCAGCCTGATATATTTCCTGGGCATTGAAACACATGTGGCACAAGTATTTATTTGCACCTTTTGCACAGATATGGAGGTGCCCATTTTGGAAGAATCTATTCAAAGTCAAATGCAAGTTACTTAGATTGGTTCATTTAGAATTATCTTCTGGCTGGTCACTGGGTTATTTTAGTCGCTTGAGTGTATCTTCATTGCAATTGCGTTTGATGGATTGTTTCCAAGGAAGGGGATCAAATTCCTCACAGTTGGTGCAACAGAAATCACTAATGCAATAAAGTCTAATCTTTAGCATTGctttttcatactttattttcaCAGGCAATCTTGATCTGGTCATTGGTGAAATTTCATAGGCCTAACTATGCCAAAATTCCGTACCCTGACTGGGGAGTTGCTCTAGGCTGGTGTATGATTATTTTCTGCATTATTTGGATTCCAATTATGGCCGTCGTAAAAATAATTCAAGCTGAAGGAACTATCTTCCAAGTAAgcacatttatattatttattctttaaatagaGTACTTACGATCCGCATGAAGATTACTCATCTGACTACTGTGTACATAACattgctttatatttatatatctgtgtgtCTTGTACTAGATTATAAGCTCCTTTAGGGAGGAGTCCTATGTTGCTTGCTGCTGTATCCTCAGGCCCTATTAAGGGTGTTCGGCACGTACAAGTTATGCCATTTATACTTGTGCTGAGTTGTCCCTGAAGAGGACACAAGGCAAATGACCTTTTTGCTTTAGATCTACGATCTTCACCTTAAAAGCATTGGCCGGTTAGAACGCATGTCCTAATAGCGTGTGCAGACTTGAAAAAGCCTGGTAAATGATCTCGCACCCCATCTAGACCCTGAGTGATCCCTCTTGCACGGAGGCCCAGGGGGATGGAGTTGCTTATGACATCTCACTAGGACAATGACTGGGACAAATGTCAGGAGTCaggttttaaataatttccccAATTATTCCCATCCAGATCGATGGTTTGACCCCGGGGTTCCCTTTCTTTGGTTCTAGGCATATGCTAGATTAAATCCTCACCTGACTCTCACTCTCAGGGAAGGACAGCAATGTCGGAGAATTCAGTGAAAAGACGTGGAGTAATGGGCTCAGACACTTCCTCTTAAAATCATTTGTAGGCTCGGTTATTTTTGTCTTGTAGTCAATGTAATTCTATTAACAACTAGTTAACTTTGAGTATCATTTTTTTTAGCACACTATATTAAGAATTTTGATGATCGCTTTTGACTTTTCTGTGGTTCCTAGGTCATTTTGCTTAGCGAGGAAACAATATTCTGCAAAGGAAATACGGTTTGATATTTGATATGGTCtaaaacatgctttttttttttttttttcttttcagcgcATCGTAAGCTGTTGTAGACCAGCTTCTAACTGGGGTCCGTACCTGGAACGACATCGTGGGGAGAGATACAAAGACATGATAGATCCTAAAAAAGAGACTGACCATGAAATACCTACTGTCAGCGGCAGtagaaaaccagaatgagatCTAATGTTTTAAACAGATGTGGTCATGTAAAGTGGTAACTTTAGAAtcaaggaaaattttatttatttgtaggttAATTGAGtagaaaaatgtatatactatGTCCATAATAGTATAAACTTGTTTTCCCATTTAAGCAGGAATGTGATATAATGTGAATCTACGAATACTTAACAATGtgattattatatttctttttagatCATCTATCTGTATAACACATACGCAGCTGTCTCTATTTCACAATAACACTTTTGTAAATATTACcacaatatttttctaatatgctGAAGACTTTATTTTGAGCCGGTTATTTAGAAAATTGGTATATTTTCTAttatacaagttttaaaaaattgtttgctATATTTTCTTAGTATACAAGCTTTCTTTTCcataaagctggggaaaataaaatcagtatatttaaaagaaagtattaaaGTTGCAGGCCTTATTTAACTATAAATGCTATACATATATGCGGAAAACGGACTGTGTATATGAGCACTGTAGTTTAATACAATGGCTTCGATCAAATCTAAGATCTTATGATTGTAATATATAGTTAAGAGATGAAGCAAAATGATGTTTGTCTTATTTGAGTAAGTTACTATGTACACGTGGTAACTTATTTACATACTTATAGGAGATAAATCTGTCAAACTTGTCAAGAATGAAGGAAGGCAATTAGAAAGTCCTATGTCCCAGTTTCCTTACAGAAGATAATGAAAACATATCATTGGCAGGTTCATACATCGATTAGGCATTACTGACCACTAGTTTGAACCTCACAGCCTGGGATGATGAACATTGCTGAAATATGCAAGAAACTTTTCAGCTATTCTTAAAGGTTCTTAACTAGGGCTTCAGAGAACATTTAAAACTGACATTATACATAGTATCtttctatgtgtatgtgtacatgcattTTTCTGGGGAGAGAATCTACAGCTTTCAACAGAATACCAAAGGGATCTGTGGTTCAAAAAAGTTTAAGAACCGCATCACTATTTCttctggctttttgttgttggcaagtgaagaaggaaaggaatcaTTTTACGCCTTAATTTCGGAtacattttaaattccttttcctcttcttttctactGAAGATTAAGGGAGGAAGAGATTAAGGTATTAAATTTAGACTGGTAACTTATTTGGGGGGAAGGGCCAGGAAGGAGGTAAACAGATAGGCTTACGATCGAAAAGTCTCAGGGAGCTAGGTACAAACATATAACATAAACTTGTGTTCGGtattttaaggattttctttGAGGGTAAGTCAAATGCTGTTAGTGAACTTCAACAGGTTAATTCCTCAGTTACACtggatttttataaaatactggAAATAGATGGCTGATGAGAGTTTAGAAATACTTTTTCTGATTCTTAGTCCATATTACACTACGTGCATCCCATCATTTTGGTGACATCGGAGGCGTCGATTTTTCACCAAATAGAAAAACGCGTGCCATTTTCTATAGGTGAATCTTGCAATTCAGGGAAGCGTTAGGCACATTTCTAAGGAAATGATACCAAattggtgggggagagggtgatGGGGAGGCAATCCCTTTCAAGAGCTGACTGCGAGGAGTAAAGAGTTTGTGTGACTATCTTGGCAAGCGTATAAAACGAGATcttaacagtgcctggcaaattTTAGGGTGCTCCATGACAGCTCCTGTTAACACAGATTCAACAGTGGTGAGGGAGTATCCCATAGGATAGAGTTCCATCAGATCCTACttcctttttggttttaattttgtttaatgtttatttatttttgagagagacagagtgcgagcaggggtggggcagagagagagggagacacagaatccgaagcaggctccaggctctgagctgtcagcacagaacccgacgcggggcttgaactcacgaaccacaaggtaatgaccggagctgaagtccgaggcttaacccactgagccacccaggcgccccaagatgccATTTTCTTTAGTGCAAAAAGACATTTGCAATATTTTATTGTACACCAAAACTCTTTTTCACAcgtgaatgaaattaaaatcacTATATTTTTActgtagcttatttttttttaaagcaaaccttTGGAACTGTTATTCTCTATTGTGCTTTCATTCCTTGCCCAGtacaacatttatatattttatataaatatataataaacatttatacatgttaaataatgtttttacatctatataatatgtatatatatagatgtatacatatataaaacatgtaatcAATTCTTTAAATGTCAGTAAAAGCGAATTTATAAATGTCTGGATTTTGTACCTGACTTGGCaacccctccccttctttttttttttttttatttattttatttatttttttttcaacgtttatttatttttgggacagagagagacagagcatgaacgggggaggggcagagagagagggagacacagaatcggaaacaggctccaggctatgagccatcagcccagagcctgacgcggggctcgaactcccggaccgcgagatcgtgacctggctgaagtcggacgcttaaccgactgcgccacccaggcgccccaacccctcCCCTTCTAAACAACAATTCATTTGGTATGAATACATATAATCAAATGAATTCACTCAAAGTGCTTTTAATGATTGCCTTCACTCTCATTACATTCTCTAAGCCTGTCAGTGGATTTACAGTTAGCTAATATACAATTTAAACCCTGGATAATTAGGAAATGTTCCAATTCAGCCAGCTTGTCTTCCACGATCCTGAGGTTTATCAATATTCGCTTCTGCATGGCTATCGTGTGTGGGGAATTAATTAAGATACCACGAGGGATGCGGTCGACTGAAAGATTCTTATCAGTATTGCTGTTAGTTGACTCAGTAGAAGAGGTTGCTCTTACTAGTGAAAGAGAGGTCGAACTGGATGACATTTCACCAACGCTGCTCTGTAAGGGAAGGAAATTATACATATGTAGGTTATCGAGTCTAGCAATTTCCAAATACAGCTGATGTTTGAACATAGTGGGAGGTTAAAGACATTGATTCCCTGGGCAGTCAAAAACCCATATGGAACTtgtgactccccccaaacttaactactaatagcctattgttgaccagaagccttacagaCAATATAGTcgattaacacgtattttgtgtctatattacatactgtatttttacaataaagtaagctagagaaaagaaaatgttattaagaaattgtggggggggggcgcctggatgactcagtcagttaagcatctgccttcggctcaggtcatgatctcacggtccgtgagttggagccccacatccggctctctgctgtcggggCAGAGCCCCCagtggatcctgtgtccccctctctttctgcccctcctctgcttgctcgcGTGcatctgctctctcaaaaataaacggaaaactttaaaaaaaattcaaaaaaagaaaatagtaaggaaggggaaatacatttataatagtgTACTGTatcaaaagaaaatcagagtATAAAGACCCACgaagttcaaacctatgttgttcaagggtcaacttgAACTATCAAATAAGATGCTTAGTCTTGGGTAGCAAAATGAACTGATTGTCCCCCCCAAGTGATTGAAAATCCGTTGAACAACAACACTGATTTGGAAATACGCTCTTcccaaagactgaaaaaaaaatttgtataaaGTAGCCTCTTAATATCAAAATGTTGTATTTTGGGCTTACATTTCCTGGACTGTCCAGTAGGTTTATACTTGGACCCTGATCCTTATCTCAGAGGACCCCTAAAGCCCTAAAGTCATTTGTGACTTTAA includes the following:
- the CT83 gene encoding kita-kyushu lung cancer antigen 1, with product MSMLLLLLSFIVFTFLLVVWKSRFQSSVGEMSSSSTSLSLVRATSSTESTNSNTDKNLSVDRIPRGILINSPHTIAMQKRILINLRIVEDKLAELEHFLIIQGLNCILANCKSTDRLRECNESEGNH